The following coding sequences lie in one Fundulus heteroclitus isolate FHET01 chromosome 20, MU-UCD_Fhet_4.1, whole genome shotgun sequence genomic window:
- the LOC105926037 gene encoding transcription initiation factor TFIID subunit 4 isoform X4, whose amino-acid sequence MDASTASTDTKTGQKPGKPPVVGDGVSFPLNYPGKVGTYSAQTFNGSQTMNAHNSGSVAPLEGATATSVTGNNSSGSTVIAAAALGTGTALSSKRPSGSSLPPSSNSVIQTPPVNADGGPGASQAAGPTVTLVRPPMRTAGSGTTLNGSNTASPVVAANATNQTGAGTQNPPVNHGPPGTCAPLSAGPHIIKAEPPAAIIPPAPQPAASPGFINAPRPPGAPGMAPQMLAPRLPQTSPGQPSVHNIQLPPGMVLVRSESGQLLMIPQQALAQMQAQAQGGMAPRTAMPASVSAGQAPGTTIVSRQVSQSTIIRPGCPAPASLAATTALHRPSILPTSVGTTVPGMAPRTFTPTAGTTVTSVTVSKETMENVKKCKNFLSTLIKLASSGKQSTETAATVSNLVKELLEGTLEAEEFTSRLYKELNSSPQPYLVPFLKRSLPALRQLTPDSAAFIQQSQLPQPASVAVSSASATSTTVVLASPAPRLTAPGSRPQLQPTVTQGHTTSLVLQPQQQRAILRPQVTLPAATGLMALRNQAPGRIVVGQHQLQPVPLRPEGTLVSKPVSAVALTQAQKNKLKEAGGNFKDDDDINDVASMAGVNLSEESANILATNSGLVGAVTHSCKDEAFLSCAALQRRALEIGARHGVTELGAEVVNYISHATQQRLLNLLEKVSLVAQQKNVNFKEDDGYEQSSDVRAQLRFFEQLDQLEKQRKEEQEREILLKAAKSRARQEDPEQLRLKQKAKEMQQQELAQMRQREANLTALAAIGPRKKRKNLDSPSSSASAEGSGTGSSLPGAAGPSGSRPTRQRITRVNLRDLLFCLENERFTSHSHFLYKGFLK is encoded by the exons ATGGACGCATCGACGGCCAGCACCGACACCAAAACGGGACAAAAGCCGGGAAAACCACCTGTTGTCGGTGACGGTGTAAGTTTCCCCCTTAATTACCCGGGGAAAGTGGGCACGTACTCGGCGCAGACTTTTAATGGGAGCCAAACTATGAACGCTCACAATTCAGGAAGCGTTGCCCCTCTGGAGGGGGCGACGGCGACAAGTGTCACTGGTAACAACAGCAGCGGCAGCACGGTGATAGCAGCCGCGGCTCTAGGCACCGGAACAGCGCTGTCGTCAAAACGACCGAGCGGCTCCTCGTTGCCCCCCTCGTCAAACAGCGTCATTCAGACGCCACCCGTGAACGCAGACGGTGGTCCTGGCGCGAGCCAGGCAGCGGGACCCACCGTGACCCTTGTCAGGCCGCCTATGCGAACGGCGGGCTCGGGCACAACTTTGAACGGGAGCAATACCGCGAGCCCCGTCGTGGCGGCTAACGCAACAAACCAGACGGGCGCCGGTACGCAGAATCCGCCGGTGAACCACGGTCCGCCCGGCACCTGTGCGCCCCTCAGCGCAGGTCCGCACATCATTAAAGCAGAGCCACCCGCAGCCATCATCCCGCCAGCTCCGCAGCCTGCCGCCAGCCCCGGCTTCATCAACGCCCCCAGACCCCCTGGTGCGCCCGGGATGGCGCCCCAGATGCTGGCTCCGAGGCTCCCGCAGACCTCTCCGGGACAGCCCAGCGTGCACAACATCCAGCTTCCCCCCG GTATGGTGCTTGTGCGCAGCGAGAGCGGGCAGCTGTTGATGATTCCTCAGCAGGCTCTGGCCCAGATGCAGGCACAGGCACAGGGAGGCATGGCCCCTCGGACAGCCATGCCGGCGAGCGTGTCTGCAGGCCAG GCACCTGGGACCACAATTGTCAGCAGACAAGTATCTCAGAGCACCATCATCCGACCAGGCTGTCCGGCCCCGGCGTCCCTCGCTGCGACCACTGCTCTTCACAGACCTTCTATCCTGCCG ACCTCCGTTGGGACCACAGTACCAGGAATGGCCCCTAGAACGTTTACTCCCACAGCGGGGACCACAGTTACCTCAGTAACCGTGAGCAAA GAGACGATGGAGAATGTAAAGAAATGCAAGAACTTCCTGTCTACACTGATCAAGCTGGCATCCAGTGGGAAACAGTCCACAGAGACTGCAGCCACTGTGAGTAACCTGGTCAAAGAGCTGCTG gaaggCACACTGGAGGCTGAAGAATTCACCAGCAGACTGTACAAAGAGCTAAATTCATCCCCCCAACCATACCTTGTGCCTTTTCTCAAG AGAAGCCTCCCAGCCTTGAGGCAGCTCACCCCAGACTCAGCCGCTTTCATCCAGCAGAGTCAGCTTCCTCAGCCAGCCTCCGTTGCCGTCTCCTCCGCCTCTGCCACCTCCACCACAGTGGTTCTGGCCAGCCCGGCTCCCCGTCTCACTGCTCCAGGCAGCAGGCCCCAACTTCAGCCAACAGTTACCCAAGGACACACAACGTCACTG GTTCTTCAGCCTCAGCAGCAAAGAGCAATTTTGAGACCTCAGGTAACTTTACCCGCCGCCACGGGCCTGATGGCTCTGCGGAATCAAGCCCCGGGTCGCATCGTGGTGGGACAACATCAGCTGCAACCAG TTCCACTGAGACCTGAGGGGACACTCGTTTCTAAACCAGTCTCCGCTGTCGCCTTGACGCAGGCACAGAAGAATAAGCTAAAAGAGGCGGGGGGCAACTTCAA AGATGACGACGACATCAACGACGTGGCCTCCATGGCGGGAGTAAACCTGTCAGAGGAGAGCGCCAACATCCTCGCCACTAACTCTGGACTCGTGGGCGCCGTGACGCATTCCTGTAAGGACGAGGCTTTTCTCTCCTGCGCCGCGCTGCAGAGGAGAGCGCTGGAGATAG GCGCGAGGCACGGCGTGACGGAGCTGGGCGCGGAGGTGGTGAATTACATCTCCCATGCCACGCAGCAGCGACTTCTCAACTTACTTGAAAAGGTCTCCCTAGTAGCCCAGCAGAAGAACGTCAACTTCAAG GAGGATGACGGCTACGAGCAGAGCAGCGACGTTCGAGCCCAGCTGAGGTTCTTCGAGCAGCTCGACCAGTTGGAGAAACAGCGGAAAGAAGAGCAGGAGAGGGAGATCCTGCTGAAGGCAGCTAAG TCTCGAGCTCGGCAGGAGGATCCAGAGCAGCTGCGTCTGAAACAGAAGGCAAAAGAG atgcagcagcaggagctggCTCAGATGAGACAGAGGGAGGCCAACCTGACCGCTTTGGCAGCCATTGGCcccaggaaaaaaaggaagaacctGGACTCTCCATCCTCATCTGCTTCTGCTGAG GGATCCGGAACGGGCTCCTCTCTGCCCGGCGCCGCTGGTCCATCGGGCTCCAGACCCACGCGGCAGCGCATCACACGCGTCAATCTCAGGGACCTGCTGTTCTGCCTGGAGAATGAGAGATTCACCAGTCACTCTCATTTCCTCTACAAGGGCTTTCTCAAATAG